The following proteins are co-located in the Candidatus Avedoeria danica genome:
- a CDS encoding copper-translocating P-type ATPase, whose translation MSVQAATGDEPQTDEQLSDAPTGDITLPIEGMTCASCVRTVEKALTRVPGVNSAMVNLATETARVTYAPADVTPDALVKAVERVGYGSRLPEGTAPSGAMASPAAGARGSDGPRVVDAGAERTATAGDPRPAHVAAPTAAAHPAVIAAPNDVASTATPEEARQRRERLKVLRRMIAALGVGTLIMLGMAREMLGATWLPAWLADPWLQLALATPIQFWAGWGFYKSAFGAARNRTANMNTLVALGTTAAYAYSVAAILDHAFGTGILPAAAGHDMPELYFDTSTMVIGLILLGKYLEARAKGRTSEAIRRLIGLQPKTARIVEGGVERDVPITAVRRGDVVLVRPGERIPVDGRVLDGRSTVDESMLTGEPMPVEKGAGDEVIGATVNKTGAFRFEATRVGSDTALAQIVRLIQEAQGSRAPIQRLADVVSAYFVPAVIVLALVTGAVWLAVGPAPAFSYALKAFVTVLIIACPCAMGLATPTAIMVGTGKGAENGILIRSAEALETAHKLDTIILDKTGTLTAGRPRVTDVVALDGDAGRVLRLAASAERGSEHPLGESIVEHAKAQGETLGEATAFGAIPGHGIEATIDGVRVLLGNAKLMADRAVALGSLDAAAERMAADGKTPMFVAADGRAIGLVAVADTLKPGAAEAVAGLRRLGLDVWMITGDNRRTADAIARQVGIEHVLAEVLPEGKSAKVKELQALGRRVGMVGDGINDAPALAQADVGLAIGTGTDVAMDSADITLMRGDLEGIVTAMRLSRATMRNIKQNLFWAFAYNIALIPVAMGILYPLWKLLLDPKMAGAAMALSSVTVVSNALRLRRFDPERGNALRRPADPHGAGSPPRPWVARAGGWQLAVLIGAVVVAIGGLLTVSAFADSRSAADRDTLAQRQPILTAAHVAQVKARLATLREAVLAALDTALREDGRSGAATLATSRLTAADAQLAALMPRAMSTAAESEVDIAAVSAAAGAIVDNLRGVIEFAAQAPEGDRLSAEATLAIWDVMSEASRLRGLASVHGR comes from the coding sequence ATGAGCGTACAGGCCGCCACAGGCGATGAACCACAGACCGACGAACAACTGAGCGACGCGCCGACCGGCGACATTACGCTGCCGATCGAGGGCATGACGTGCGCTTCGTGCGTGCGCACCGTCGAGAAGGCGCTGACCCGCGTACCGGGCGTGAACAGTGCGATGGTCAACCTGGCGACCGAGACGGCGCGCGTGACCTACGCGCCCGCGGACGTGACGCCCGATGCCCTCGTGAAGGCCGTCGAGCGCGTCGGCTACGGTTCGCGATTGCCGGAAGGCACCGCGCCGTCGGGCGCGATGGCGTCGCCGGCGGCGGGTGCGAGGGGTAGCGATGGACCTCGCGTCGTCGATGCTGGGGCCGAACGCACCGCCACGGCAGGCGACCCCCGCCCCGCTCACGTCGCAGCCCCGACCGCCGCCGCCCACCCCGCCGTCATCGCGGCACCGAACGACGTCGCGTCCACCGCCACGCCCGAGGAAGCACGGCAGCGGCGGGAGCGGCTGAAGGTTCTGCGCCGGATGATCGCCGCGCTCGGCGTCGGCACGCTGATCATGCTCGGCATGGCGCGCGAGATGCTCGGCGCCACGTGGTTGCCGGCCTGGCTGGCCGACCCGTGGCTGCAGCTGGCGCTGGCGACGCCGATCCAGTTCTGGGCCGGCTGGGGGTTCTACAAGAGCGCGTTCGGCGCGGCGCGCAACCGCACCGCCAACATGAACACGCTCGTCGCGCTCGGGACGACAGCGGCGTATGCCTACAGCGTGGCCGCCATCCTGGATCACGCGTTCGGCACCGGCATCCTGCCCGCCGCGGCCGGCCACGACATGCCGGAACTCTACTTCGATACCTCGACGATGGTCATCGGGCTAATCCTTCTCGGCAAGTACCTCGAAGCCCGGGCCAAGGGCCGGACGAGCGAGGCGATCCGCCGGCTCATCGGCCTCCAGCCCAAGACCGCGCGGATCGTCGAAGGCGGTGTCGAGCGCGACGTGCCGATCACGGCCGTGCGCCGCGGCGACGTCGTGCTCGTGCGCCCGGGCGAGCGGATCCCGGTCGACGGACGGGTGCTGGACGGCCGCTCGACGGTCGACGAGTCGATGCTCACCGGCGAGCCGATGCCGGTCGAGAAGGGTGCCGGCGACGAGGTGATCGGCGCCACCGTGAACAAGACCGGCGCGTTCCGCTTCGAGGCGACGCGCGTCGGGAGCGACACGGCGCTGGCGCAGATCGTCCGTCTGATCCAGGAGGCGCAAGGCTCCAGGGCGCCGATCCAGCGGCTGGCCGATGTCGTCAGCGCCTACTTTGTGCCGGCCGTCATCGTCTTGGCCCTCGTCACGGGCGCGGTCTGGCTGGCCGTCGGCCCGGCGCCGGCGTTCAGCTACGCGCTGAAGGCGTTCGTCACCGTCCTGATCATCGCCTGCCCGTGCGCCATGGGCCTGGCCACGCCGACGGCGATCATGGTCGGCACGGGCAAGGGCGCCGAGAACGGCATCCTGATCCGGTCCGCCGAGGCGCTCGAGACGGCGCATAAGCTGGACACGATCATCCTGGACAAGACCGGGACGCTCACGGCCGGCCGGCCGCGCGTGACGGACGTCGTGGCGCTCGACGGCGATGCGGGTCGCGTCCTGCGCCTGGCCGCGTCCGCCGAACGGGGCAGCGAGCACCCGCTGGGCGAGTCGATCGTCGAGCACGCCAAGGCGCAGGGCGAGACGCTCGGCGAGGCGACGGCGTTCGGGGCGATCCCGGGCCACGGCATCGAGGCCACGATCGACGGCGTGCGCGTGCTGCTGGGCAACGCGAAGCTCATGGCCGACCGCGCCGTCGCGCTCGGTTCGCTCGACGCGGCCGCGGAGCGCATGGCCGCCGACGGCAAGACGCCGATGTTCGTGGCGGCCGACGGGCGCGCGATCGGCCTCGTCGCCGTCGCCGACACGCTCAAGCCGGGCGCGGCGGAGGCGGTGGCCGGCCTGCGCCGCCTCGGCCTCGACGTCTGGATGATCACCGGCGACAACCGCCGGACCGCGGACGCGATCGCCCGCCAGGTCGGCATCGAGCACGTCCTGGCCGAGGTGCTGCCCGAGGGCAAGTCGGCCAAGGTGAAGGAGCTGCAGGCCCTCGGCCGGCGCGTCGGCATGGTCGGCGACGGGATCAACGACGCCCCGGCGCTCGCGCAGGCCGACGTCGGCCTCGCGATCGGGACGGGCACGGACGTGGCGATGGACTCGGCCGACATCACGCTGATGCGCGGCGATCTCGAGGGGATCGTCACCGCGATGCGCCTCTCGCGCGCCACGATGCGGAACATCAAGCAGAACCTTTTCTGGGCATTCGCCTACAACATCGCCCTCATCCCGGTGGCGATGGGAATCCTCTACCCGCTCTGGAAGCTTCTGCTCGACCCCAAGATGGCCGGCGCCGCGATGGCGCTCAGCTCGGTCACCGTCGTCTCGAACGCGCTGCGGCTGCGGCGCTTCGATCCGGAGCGGGGGAATGCGCTCCGTCGGCCGGCCGATCCGCACGGGGCGGGCTCACCGCCGCGGCCGTGGGTCGCGCGGGCCGGTGGCTGGCAGTTGGCGGTGCTCATCGGTGCGGTCGTCGTGGCCATCGGCGGTCTGCTGACCGTCTCGGCGTTTGCCGACAGCCGCTCGGCGGCGGATCGCGATACGTTGGCGCAACGACAGCCCATCCTTACCGCCGCGCACGTGGCGCAAGTCAAAGCGCGACTCGCGACTCTCCGCGAGGCGGTGCTCGCGGCGCTGGACACCGCCCTGCGCGAGGATGGCCGCTCTGGCGCCGCTACCCTGGCCACGTCGCGGCTGACCGCGGCGGACGCACAACTGGCTGCGCTGATGCCACGCGCGATGTCGACCGCGGCCGAATCGGAAGTCGACATCGCGGCCGTGTCGGCCGCGGCCGGCGCGATCGTCGACAATCTGCGCGGCGTCATCGAGTTCGCCGCGCAAGCACCGGAGGGTGATCGACTGTCGGCCGAGGCAACGCTGGCGATTTGGGACGTGATGTCCGAGGCGAGCCGTCTCAGGGGGCTGGCGTCCGTGCATGGGCGTTAG
- a CDS encoding metal-sensitive transcriptional regulator — translation MNPANKASIQRRLKSIEGHVRGITRMADEGAYCIDVIQQVRAVQAALDRVTDLILEDHLNSCLVTAIRGEDPDARERVLSEVLDVFQATPRRRG, via the coding sequence ATGAACCCCGCCAACAAGGCGTCCATCCAGCGCCGACTGAAGAGCATCGAGGGCCACGTGCGCGGCATCACGCGGATGGCCGACGAGGGTGCGTACTGCATCGACGTCATCCAGCAGGTGCGCGCCGTGCAGGCCGCGCTCGACCGCGTGACCGACCTCATCCTCGAGGATCATCTCAACAGCTGCCTGGTGACCGCCATCCGCGGCGAGGACCCGGATGCCCGCGAGCGCGTGCTGTCCGAGGTGCTCGACGTCTTCCAGGCCACACCGCGCCGGCGAGGCTGA
- a CDS encoding copper ion binding protein, translating into MKISFRQRAAEPPPGYVAHRFAVQDMHCGNCAMSVDWAVEALDGVAESTTSYANATTTVLYDPTRLTLDAIAAAIAGAGYRADPMPTANTSPTQATRAPHRSEVQMETVTFEVPAISCDHCVATIKRVVIADVPGVTDVAGDPAAKRVTIAFDPPATVEQIVAAMIEWDYPPNQQ; encoded by the coding sequence ATGAAGATCTCGTTCAGGCAGCGCGCGGCCGAGCCTCCGCCCGGCTACGTCGCGCACCGCTTCGCCGTCCAGGACATGCACTGCGGCAACTGCGCGATGTCCGTCGACTGGGCCGTCGAGGCGCTCGACGGCGTGGCCGAGTCGACGACCTCGTACGCCAACGCCACGACGACCGTCCTCTACGATCCGACCCGACTGACCCTCGACGCGATCGCCGCGGCGATCGCCGGAGCCGGCTACCGTGCCGACCCGATGCCCACAGCCAACACAAGTCCCACACAGGCGACCCGAGCCCCACACAGGAGTGAAGTCCAGATGGAAACCGTGACCTTCGAAGTCCCCGCCATCAGCTGCGACCACTGCGTCGCCACGATCAAGCGCGTCGTCATCGCCGACGTGCCGGGCGTCACCGACGTCGCCGGCGACCCGGCGGCCAAGCGCGTCACGATCGCGTTCGATCCGCCGGCCACGGTCGAGCAGATCGTCGCGGCGATGATCGAGTGGGATTACCCACCGAACCAGCAGTAA
- a CDS encoding sulfite exporter TauE/SafE family protein — MPDLDGSSSLWLFFLAGLSVGGLSCLAVQGGLLVAAVAQQAVGRQVERPPALALALPAMQFLVAKTVAYVALGAVLGWVGQVFSPRFQGFVLVAVGVLMALLVLQMFDVHPALRRLSPRPPKAVQRFIGQQARAGGAWSPAVLGGLTVLIPCSVTLAVELLAARTQSPVRGALVLGAFTLGTVPLFLALALGGAWFGRSSRRLFKPVAAAVILAIAMLSVRSGARLLGWRMGTLGPAGANVAAPAAAPPLPDAIATSPASIGLSPSAANPATTGHQEARIDVTTSYQPQRLQVRAGIPTSLKLVSNGAKGCIRAFTVPAYNILAMLPETGETVVELPAAEPGEIAFSCSMGMYYGSIEVTP; from the coding sequence ATGCCCGATCTCGACGGGTCCTCGAGCCTCTGGTTGTTCTTCCTGGCCGGCCTTTCGGTCGGCGGGTTGAGTTGCCTTGCGGTTCAGGGCGGCTTGCTCGTCGCGGCCGTCGCGCAGCAGGCGGTGGGGCGGCAAGTCGAGCGCCCGCCGGCGCTCGCGCTGGCGCTGCCGGCCATGCAGTTCCTGGTGGCGAAGACGGTGGCGTACGTTGCCCTCGGCGCCGTCCTCGGCTGGGTCGGCCAGGTGTTCAGCCCGCGCTTCCAGGGCTTCGTCCTCGTCGCCGTCGGCGTGCTCATGGCGCTGCTCGTCCTGCAGATGTTCGACGTCCACCCCGCGCTGCGCCGCCTTTCGCCGCGGCCGCCGAAGGCCGTCCAGCGGTTCATCGGCCAGCAGGCACGTGCGGGCGGCGCATGGTCGCCGGCGGTGCTGGGTGGGTTGACGGTGCTGATCCCGTGCAGCGTCACCCTCGCGGTCGAGCTCCTGGCGGCGCGGACGCAGTCGCCGGTGCGCGGTGCGCTCGTCCTCGGCGCGTTCACGCTCGGCACGGTGCCGCTGTTCCTGGCGCTGGCCCTTGGCGGCGCGTGGTTCGGCCGGTCGAGCCGGCGCTTGTTCAAGCCGGTGGCGGCCGCCGTCATCCTGGCCATCGCGATGCTGTCGGTGCGATCGGGCGCGCGGCTGCTGGGCTGGCGGATGGGCACGCTGGGCCCCGCGGGCGCCAACGTCGCCGCGCCGGCAGCCGCGCCGCCGCTGCCGGACGCGATCGCGACGTCGCCGGCATCCATCGGCCTGTCGCCGTCCGCCGCCAACCCAGCGACCACCGGCCACCAGGAGGCGCGCATCGACGTAACGACCTCCTACCAGCCGCAGCGACTGCAGGTCCGCGCCGGCATTCCGACATCGCTCAAGCTCGTGTCGAACGGGGCCAAGGGGTGCATCCGCGCCTTCACGGTCCCGGCTTACAACATCCTGGCCATGCTGCCGGAGACGGGCGAGACCGTCGTCGAGCTGCCGGCGGCCGAGCCGGGCGAGATCGCGTTCAGCTGCAGCATGGGGATGTACTACGGCTCGATCGAGGTGACGCCATGA
- a CDS encoding multicopper oxidase family protein, giving the protein MSMHPAAPDDHRPHHELRPRRTWRALGALAATCATLALVGCTSPRTATPAASVDPAPTRVVAAATGTLGPIVFDPNQMADFPCHGMGTTLMGTCTDEDLALLADIVRAKGGKGVVELPKKGAGAAGASSPGGTAPAGTDATSPAGIRDLGDGITFDPNAMKDAACHAMFGIIMGRCNEADIQRLADEIRAQGGATGDDATRTADRSTILPGSQVPGIAREAQLPVTTFDLADGARLAMAATVITRTIGGRPFPGYGYNGEVGGPILRVAQGSQVSVDFTNRIDMPTTVHWHGLRHANKDDGVPGVTQPAVQPGGAYGYTLAFPDPGVYWYHPHVREDIQQDGGMYGIIVVTPTDPDYFNPVDREEVIVLDDLLIEDGRLVPFGGPEASFTVMGRFGNTMLVNGRDDYRLDVRQGEVVRFFVVNTANVRPYSFGFDGARMKRVGGDLGKFTADVYMDRVLIAPAERAIVEVLFDRSGTATLVHETPDRTYALGTVAVAPASGTLDSVARRAFDAERVNTDIVMDMRDYLGFAFAEPDVELELDIDMPSLLTAATAGSDAADATDDGDGEVDVESDADGHGDADNGDGDIGDGHGDAGHSVEWEDDMLAANRQSTAAETRWVLRDAASGAENEALAYSFTVGDVVKIRIRNLPDSVHPMQHPIHIHGQRFVVVARNGQPNRDLVWKDTVLVPIGETVDLVMDVTNPGAWMVHCHIAEHLETGMMFQFNVTAADGTMPEVYGDRMSHGGEGDR; this is encoded by the coding sequence ATGTCCATGCATCCCGCCGCACCGGACGATCATCGCCCGCATCACGAACTTCGCCCGCGCCGCACTTGGCGTGCCCTTGGTGCGTTGGCGGCGACGTGCGCGACACTGGCGCTCGTCGGCTGCACGTCGCCGCGGACCGCAACCCCCGCGGCGTCCGTCGATCCCGCCCCGACCCGCGTCGTGGCCGCTGCCACCGGCACCCTCGGCCCGATCGTGTTCGACCCGAACCAGATGGCCGACTTCCCGTGCCACGGCATGGGCACGACGCTCATGGGCACGTGCACGGACGAGGACTTGGCGCTCCTGGCGGACATCGTTCGCGCCAAGGGCGGCAAGGGGGTCGTCGAGCTGCCGAAGAAGGGCGCCGGCGCGGCAGGCGCGTCGTCACCGGGTGGCACGGCACCCGCCGGCACGGATGCGACGTCGCCCGCCGGCATCCGCGACCTGGGCGACGGGATCACCTTCGACCCGAACGCGATGAAGGACGCCGCGTGCCACGCGATGTTCGGGATCATCATGGGCCGCTGCAACGAGGCGGACATCCAACGGCTGGCGGATGAGATCCGCGCGCAGGGTGGGGCGACGGGCGACGACGCGACGCGGACGGCCGACCGGTCGACGATCCTGCCGGGCAGCCAAGTACCCGGCATCGCCCGCGAGGCGCAGCTGCCGGTGACGACGTTCGACTTGGCCGACGGCGCCCGGCTTGCGATGGCCGCCACCGTCATCACGCGTACGATCGGCGGCCGCCCGTTCCCGGGCTACGGCTACAACGGCGAGGTCGGCGGGCCGATCCTGCGGGTGGCGCAGGGCAGCCAGGTGTCGGTCGACTTCACGAACCGCATCGACATGCCGACGACCGTCCATTGGCACGGCCTGCGCCACGCGAACAAGGACGACGGCGTGCCGGGCGTGACGCAGCCGGCCGTGCAGCCGGGCGGTGCGTACGGCTACACCCTCGCCTTCCCGGACCCGGGCGTCTACTGGTACCACCCGCACGTCCGCGAGGACATCCAACAGGACGGCGGGATGTACGGCATCATCGTCGTCACGCCGACCGACCCCGACTACTTCAATCCGGTCGACCGCGAAGAGGTCATCGTCCTCGACGACCTCCTGATCGAAGACGGCCGGCTCGTCCCGTTCGGCGGCCCGGAGGCCAGCTTCACCGTCATGGGCCGCTTCGGCAACACGATGCTCGTCAACGGCCGTGACGACTACCGCCTCGACGTCCGTCAGGGCGAGGTCGTGCGCTTCTTCGTCGTGAACACGGCCAACGTCCGGCCGTACAGCTTCGGTTTCGACGGCGCGCGGATGAAGCGCGTCGGCGGCGACCTCGGCAAGTTCACCGCGGACGTCTACATGGATCGCGTCCTGATCGCCCCGGCCGAGCGGGCGATCGTCGAGGTTCTGTTCGACCGATCAGGCACGGCGACGCTCGTGCACGAGACGCCGGATCGCACGTACGCGCTCGGAACGGTGGCGGTTGCGCCGGCGAGCGGGACGCTCGACTCCGTGGCCCGGCGCGCGTTCGATGCCGAGCGCGTGAACACGGACATCGTGATGGACATGCGCGACTACCTCGGGTTCGCGTTCGCCGAGCCGGACGTCGAGCTCGAGCTCGACATCGACATGCCGAGCCTGCTCACGGCGGCGACCGCGGGATCGGACGCCGCCGACGCGACCGACGATGGCGACGGCGAGGTGGACGTCGAGTCGGACGCGGACGGACACGGTGATGCCGACAACGGCGACGGCGACATCGGCGATGGCCACGGCGACGCCGGGCACAGCGTGGAGTGGGAGGACGACATGCTGGCGGCCAACCGCCAGTCCACGGCGGCCGAGACGCGCTGGGTGCTGCGCGATGCGGCCAGCGGCGCGGAGAACGAGGCGCTGGCCTACAGCTTCACCGTCGGCGACGTCGTCAAGATCCGGATCCGCAACCTGCCCGACAGCGTCCATCCGATGCAGCACCCGATCCACATCCACGGCCAGCGCTTCGTCGTCGTGGCCCGCAACGGGCAGCCGAACCGCGACCTCGTCTGGAAGGACACCGTCCTCGTGCCGATCGGCGAGACCGTCGACCTCGTGATGGACGTCACGAACCCCGGCGCCTGGATGGTCCATTGCCACATCGCCGAGCACCTCGAGACAGGGATGATGTTCCAGTTCAACGTGACGGCGGCGGACGGGACGATGCCTGAGGTGTACGGCGATCGGATGTCGCACGGAGGGGAAGGCGACCGGTAG
- a CDS encoding copper-translocating P-type ATPase, with the protein MLAIFLLFGHWMEMRARRGSSDAVRALLDLAPQQAVVERGGQLATVAVDDVVVGDVLVLRPGDKVAVDGVVLDGATAVDESMITGESLPVAKAAGDAVIAGTIGQSGSVRYRATKVGGETALAQIVAMVQRAQNSKAPAQRLADRAAHYLVLLAVGSGLATFAVWTFVAREPLLLALTFAVSAIVIACPDALGLATPTAVMVATDMGAKRGVLFKEAVSLELAARIQAVIIDKTGTLTEGRPRVTDVVALEGISEDELLRLEAAAEVRSGHPLAKAILDEAERRGLVVPTEIEAFESIAGLGVRARVGGRDVLVGTLRLLEQNGIPLDGLREAADRLLAEGKTLMLVAVDGQPAGVVAAADPIRPTARSAVRGLQDLGIDVVMMTGDNKHTAEAVAHQVGITRVLAEVLPADKAGEVERLQAEGTFVAMVGDGVNDAPALAQADLGIAIGAGTDVAVEAGDIVLMHSDPADILAAIRLSKATVRKMRQNLFWAAIYNVVAIPIAAGLLYRPFGIILRPEFGALAMSASSITVVSNALLLRRVRL; encoded by the coding sequence ATGCTGGCCATCTTCCTCCTGTTCGGACACTGGATGGAGATGCGCGCTCGCCGGGGCAGCTCGGACGCGGTGCGCGCGCTGCTCGACCTCGCGCCGCAGCAGGCGGTCGTCGAGCGCGGCGGCCAGCTCGCGACGGTGGCGGTCGACGATGTCGTGGTCGGCGACGTCCTGGTCCTGCGGCCGGGCGACAAGGTGGCCGTCGACGGGGTGGTCCTCGACGGCGCGACGGCCGTCGACGAGTCGATGATCACCGGCGAGTCGCTGCCTGTGGCCAAGGCCGCGGGCGACGCGGTGATCGCGGGCACGATCGGCCAGTCGGGTTCGGTGCGCTATCGGGCCACGAAGGTCGGCGGCGAGACCGCGCTGGCGCAGATCGTGGCGATGGTCCAGCGCGCCCAGAACTCGAAGGCGCCCGCCCAGCGGCTGGCCGATCGGGCGGCGCACTACCTCGTGCTGCTGGCCGTCGGCTCGGGCCTGGCCACGTTCGCGGTCTGGACCTTCGTCGCCCGTGAGCCGCTGCTGCTCGCCTTGACGTTCGCCGTCTCGGCCATCGTCATCGCCTGCCCCGACGCGCTCGGGCTGGCGACGCCGACGGCCGTGATGGTGGCCACCGACATGGGCGCCAAGCGCGGCGTCCTGTTCAAGGAGGCGGTGTCGCTCGAACTCGCGGCCCGCATCCAGGCCGTCATCATCGACAAGACGGGTACGCTGACCGAGGGGCGGCCGCGGGTGACGGACGTCGTGGCGTTGGAGGGCATCAGCGAGGATGAGCTGCTCAGGCTGGAGGCGGCCGCCGAGGTGCGCAGCGGCCACCCGCTGGCCAAGGCGATCCTGGACGAGGCGGAGCGCCGCGGCCTCGTCGTGCCGACCGAGATCGAAGCGTTCGAGTCGATCGCCGGCCTTGGCGTGCGGGCACGGGTGGGCGGTCGCGACGTGCTGGTGGGCACGCTGCGGCTCCTGGAACAGAACGGCATTCCACTGGACGGCCTGCGTGAAGCGGCGGACCGGCTCTTGGCGGAGGGCAAGACGCTCATGCTCGTCGCCGTCGACGGGCAACCTGCCGGCGTCGTCGCCGCCGCCGATCCGATCCGTCCGACCGCGCGCTCAGCCGTCCGGGGTCTGCAGGACCTCGGCATCGACGTCGTCATGATGACGGGCGACAACAAGCACACGGCCGAGGCGGTCGCTCACCAGGTCGGCATCACGCGCGTCCTGGCCGAGGTCCTCCCGGCGGACAAGGCCGGCGAGGTCGAGCGGTTGCAGGCCGAGGGCACGTTCGTGGCGATGGTCGGCGACGGCGTGAACGACGCGCCGGCGCTGGCACAAGCCGACCTCGGCATCGCGATCGGCGCCGGGACGGACGTGGCCGTCGAGGCCGGCGACATCGTCCTCATGCACTCCGACCCAGCCGACATTCTGGCCGCGATCCGACTGTCCAAGGCCACGGTGCGCAAGATGCGCCAGAACCTGTTCTGGGCCGCCATCTACAACGTCGTGGCGATCCCGATCGCGGCCGGATTGCTTTATCGCCCTTTCGGGATCATTCTGCGGCCGGAGTTCGGTGCGCTGGCAATGTCGGCGAGTTCGATCACCGTGGTGAGCAATGCGCTGTTGCTGCGGCGTGTTCGGCTGTAG
- a CDS encoding amino acid permease, whose product MRTTDRTEAATPASQPTLRRDLGLVSAAAIGMGAIIGAGIFFAFTGYARLATLGEEVREPRRTIPRAIVLALGISAVLYAAVALVAVGAIGAAGLAATSAPLEQAARSLGVPGIPTIVAIGAITAMLGVLLSQQLGISRMMFAMPRRQDLPRSLGHVHAQHGTPDRAVLLTGAILVAVTILGRLEFIVAGAAFTILLYYAVTNLAALRLPPADRLVPRWIAAAGLASCIVLAFSLRPAVIASGLGLLVAGLVTKGLRQRLTMGADGRKPRDGPE is encoded by the coding sequence ATGAGGACGACCGATCGCACTGAAGCCGCCACGCCGGCAAGCCAGCCGACGCTGCGCCGGGATCTCGGGCTCGTGAGCGCCGCGGCCATCGGCATGGGTGCGATCATCGGGGCGGGCATCTTCTTCGCTTTCACCGGCTACGCCCGCCTGGCGACGTTGGGCGAAGAAGTCCGTGAGCCGCGGCGCACGATCCCGCGGGCCATCGTGCTCGCTCTCGGCATCTCGGCCGTTCTGTACGCGGCCGTGGCGCTCGTTGCCGTGGGCGCGATCGGCGCCGCCGGATTGGCTGCCACGAGCGCGCCGCTCGAACAGGCCGCCCGCAGCCTTGGCGTGCCTGGGATTCCGACGATCGTTGCCATCGGCGCCATCACGGCCATGCTCGGCGTGCTCTTGAGCCAGCAGCTGGGCATCAGCCGGATGATGTTCGCGATGCCCCGCCGCCAGGACCTGCCCCGCTCGCTCGGACACGTCCATGCCCAGCACGGCACACCCGACCGAGCCGTCCTCCTCACCGGCGCCATCCTCGTCGCCGTCACGATTCTCGGCCGCCTGGAGTTCATCGTCGCCGGTGCGGCCTTCACCATCCTGCTCTACTACGCCGTCACGAACCTCGCCGCTCTACGCTTGCCGCCGGCCGATCGCCTCGTCCCGCGTTGGATCGCCGCAGCCGGGCTTGCGTCCTGCATCGTGCTGGCTTTCTCCCTCCGGCCGGCCGTCATCGCCAGCGGTCTCGGCCTGCTGGTGGCCGGGCTCGTGACCAAGGGACTCAGGCAGCGGCTGACGATGGGCGCGGACGGGCGGAAGCCGCGGGATGGGCCGGAGTAG
- a CDS encoding methyltransferase domain-containing protein, whose product MALHGVAYPAGVAPAVDVDAHELRRAIRAEYEVVALRPEVGFHFQTGRPLAALLGYEEAWLAGLPESSIVSFAGTGNPFAAGPIAPGEHVVDIGCGAGIDSLIAAHMTGPSGAVVGVDMTSAMLDKARGGAATAGMTHVEFREGLAEDLPVSDAWADVVISNGVLNLMPDKLTALGEMARVLKPGGRLQLGDIVVERPVPEDAKRDIDLWTG is encoded by the coding sequence ATGGCACTGCATGGCGTCGCCTATCCCGCCGGGGTTGCCCCCGCCGTTGACGTGGATGCCCACGAGCTTCGACGCGCGATCCGCGCGGAGTACGAAGTGGTCGCGCTTCGGCCGGAGGTGGGCTTTCACTTCCAGACCGGGCGCCCGCTGGCGGCGCTCCTCGGCTATGAGGAGGCGTGGCTCGCGGGATTGCCCGAATCGTCCATCGTCTCGTTTGCCGGCACCGGCAACCCATTCGCCGCTGGCCCGATCGCGCCCGGCGAGCACGTTGTGGACATCGGCTGCGGTGCCGGCATCGACAGCCTGATCGCGGCGCACATGACGGGGCCGTCCGGGGCGGTCGTCGGCGTGGACATGACGTCGGCGATGCTCGACAAGGCCCGCGGCGGCGCAGCCACGGCGGGCATGACCCACGTGGAATTTCGGGAAGGGCTTGCGGAGGACCTGCCCGTGAGCGATGCCTGGGCGGACGTCGTGATCTCGAACGGGGTCCTCAACCTCATGCCGGACAAGCTGACCGCGCTGGGTGAGATGGCACGGGTGCTGAAGCCCGGCGGTCGGCTGCAGCTGGGTGACATCGTGGTGGAGCGACCGGTGCCGGAGGACGCGAAACGGGACATCGACCTCTGGACTGGCTGA